In Campylobacter showae CSUNSWCD, one genomic interval encodes:
- a CDS encoding fumarate reductase flavoprotein subunit: protein MNVKYYDALVIGGGLAGLRAAVAAGEKGLSTVVLSLIPVKRSHSAAAQGGMQASLGNSKMSEGDNEDVHFADTVKGSDWGCDQQVARMFCQTAPKAIRELAAWGVPWTRITKGERSAIINAQKTTIVEKEEVHGLIHSRDFGGTKKWRTCFTADATGHTMLFAVANEALKHNVEIHDRKEAIALIHANNRCYGAIVRDLVNGEITAYVSKGTLIATGGYGRVYKHTTNAVVCEGIGAAIALETGVAQLGNMEAVQFHPTPIVPSGILLTEGCRGDGGILRDVDGYRFMPDYEPEKKELASRDVVSRRIMEHIRAGKGVPSPYGYHVWLDISILGREHIEKNLRDVQEICEIFNGIDPADTEVYTDETGHQRGKGWAPILPMQHYSMGGIKTKPTGESPTLAGLFSAGEAACWDMHGFNRLGGNSVSETVVAGMIVGDYFADYCASHEIEINTADIEKFVKKQEDYLNSLVTKEGKFNVFDIKNKMKEVMWEHVAIFRTGKGLELAVKELEALYKESLDVKVSNKALFGNPELEEAYRVPKMLKLALCIAKGALDRTESRGAHCREDYPKRDDLNWLNRTLTSWKEGDTLPTITYESLDIMKMEMPPAFRGYGAKGNIIEHPNSAIRQKEVDEIREKMQAEGKSRQEIQEALMHYDLQPKYKAPNERAGIGYE from the coding sequence ATGAACGTAAAATATTATGACGCATTAGTTATCGGAGGCGGTCTGGCGGGACTACGAGCTGCCGTTGCCGCCGGAGAAAAAGGGCTAAGTACGGTAGTTTTAAGCCTAATCCCAGTTAAGCGCTCGCACTCTGCGGCTGCGCAAGGCGGTATGCAAGCCTCTTTAGGAAACTCAAAAATGAGCGAAGGCGACAACGAGGATGTACACTTTGCAGACACTGTAAAAGGTAGTGACTGGGGCTGCGACCAACAAGTTGCACGTATGTTTTGCCAAACTGCGCCTAAGGCTATCCGCGAGCTAGCCGCTTGGGGCGTGCCTTGGACTCGTATCACAAAAGGCGAGAGAAGCGCTATCATCAACGCTCAAAAAACAACTATCGTAGAAAAAGAAGAAGTCCACGGACTCATCCACAGCCGTGACTTTGGCGGAACTAAAAAATGGAGAACCTGCTTTACTGCTGACGCTACGGGTCACACTATGCTTTTTGCCGTAGCAAACGAAGCTCTAAAACATAACGTTGAAATCCACGACAGAAAAGAAGCTATCGCGCTAATCCACGCAAACAACCGCTGTTACGGCGCGATAGTTCGTGACCTTGTAAATGGTGAGATCACAGCTTATGTTTCTAAAGGCACGCTTATAGCAACTGGCGGTTATGGCAGAGTTTATAAACACACCACAAACGCCGTCGTTTGCGAGGGTATCGGCGCTGCGATCGCACTTGAGACTGGCGTAGCTCAGCTTGGTAACATGGAAGCTGTTCAGTTTCACCCAACTCCGATCGTCCCATCAGGCATTCTTCTAACAGAAGGTTGCCGCGGTGATGGCGGAATTTTGCGTGACGTTGATGGATACCGCTTTATGCCTGATTATGAACCAGAGAAAAAAGAACTTGCTAGCCGTGACGTCGTTAGCCGCCGCATCATGGAGCACATCCGTGCAGGCAAAGGCGTACCTAGTCCTTATGGCTATCACGTTTGGCTTGATATCTCTATCCTTGGACGTGAACACATCGAGAAAAATTTACGTGACGTTCAAGAAATTTGCGAAATTTTTAACGGCATCGATCCTGCTGACACTGAAGTATATACTGACGAGACAGGACATCAGCGTGGCAAAGGCTGGGCACCGATCCTACCTATGCAGCACTACTCAATGGGTGGCATCAAGACAAAACCAACTGGTGAGAGCCCAACACTAGCTGGTCTATTTAGCGCTGGCGAAGCTGCTTGCTGGGATATGCACGGCTTTAACCGCCTTGGTGGCAACTCAGTTTCTGAGACAGTCGTCGCTGGTATGATCGTTGGTGATTATTTTGCAGATTACTGTGCTAGCCATGAGATCGAGATAAACACAGCTGATATTGAGAAATTTGTTAAAAAACAAGAAGATTATCTAAATAGCCTCGTTACAAAAGAGGGTAAATTTAACGTCTTTGATATCAAAAACAAGATGAAAGAGGTAATGTGGGAACACGTTGCGATATTTAGAACAGGCAAAGGTCTAGAGCTTGCTGTTAAAGAGCTTGAAGCACTTTACAAAGAGTCACTTGATGTAAAAGTAAGCAACAAAGCGCTATTTGGCAACCCAGAGCTTGAAGAGGCTTATCGCGTACCAAAGATGCTAAAACTAGCACTTTGTATCGCAAAAGGTGCGCTTGATAGAACAGAGAGCCGTGGCGCTCACTGCCGTGAAGACTATCCAAAAAGAGATGACCTTAACTGGCTAAACAGAACGCTTACAAGCTGGAAAGAAGGCGACACTCTGCCAACCATCACTTATGAGTCACTTGATATCATGAAGATGGAGATGCCGCCAGCATTTAGAGGTTATGGTGCAAAAGGAAATATCATCGAGCATCCAAACAGCGCTATCCGCCAAAAAGAGGTCGATGAAATTCGCGAGAAAATGCAAGCAGAAGGCAAGAGCAGACAAGAAATTCAAGAGGCTTTGATGCACTATGACCTTCAACCAAAATACAAAGCACCAAATGAAAGAGCAGGAATAGGATATGAGTAG
- a CDS encoding fumarate reductase iron-sulfur subunit: MSRKITIKAFKYNPLSKISKPHFATYELEETDGMTLFIALNQIREKFDPDLSFDFVCRAGICGSCGMLVNGTPKLACRTLTKDYSGGVIELMPLPVFKLLKDLSVDTGNWMNAMSKRVESWIHTDHKTDISKLEEKVQPEVAQEVFELDRCIECGICVAACGTAIMRPDFIGAVGLNRVARFKIDALDKRTDEDFYELIGDDDGVFGCMTLLGCEDNCPKHLPLQSRIAYMRRKMAVIK, encoded by the coding sequence ATGAGTAGAAAAATCACCATAAAAGCATTTAAATATAATCCGTTGAGCAAAATTTCAAAGCCGCATTTCGCGACCTACGAGCTAGAAGAAACCGACGGCATGACGCTTTTTATAGCGTTAAATCAAATTCGTGAGAAATTTGACCCGGATCTTAGCTTTGACTTTGTTTGCCGTGCCGGTATCTGCGGTAGTTGCGGTATGTTAGTTAATGGTACGCCAAAGCTTGCTTGCCGTACGCTAACCAAAGACTATTCAGGCGGCGTGATTGAGCTTATGCCTTTGCCGGTATTTAAGCTGTTAAAAGATCTAAGCGTAGACACGGGCAACTGGATGAACGCGATGAGTAAGCGCGTGGAGAGTTGGATACACACTGACCACAAGACCGATATCTCTAAGCTTGAGGAAAAAGTCCAGCCTGAAGTAGCGCAAGAGGTATTTGAGCTTGACCGCTGCATCGAGTGTGGTATTTGTGTAGCTGCGTGCGGTACGGCTATCATGAGGCCTGATTTTATTGGTGCGGTAGGGCTTAACCGCGTAGCTAGATTTAAAATCGACGCGCTAGATAAACGAACCGACGAGGACTTTTATGAGCTTATCGGCGATGACGACGGCGTGTTTGGCTGTATGACTTTGCTAGGCTGCGAGGATAACTGCCCTAAACACCTTCCGCTTCAAAGCAGGATCGCATATATGCGCAGAAAGATGGCTGTAATAAAGTAG
- a CDS encoding type II toxin-antitoxin system RelE/ParE family toxin, with product MVIKYKPKFERELKTIFDFIAKDSLSRAREFRNELIAKIERTAQTPLICRKSINFDDESIRDLIFKSYVIPYAIENGAIYVLGIYKANEWQA from the coding sequence AAATTCGAGCGCGAGCTAAAGACGATATTCGACTTCATAGCAAAAGACAGCCTAAGCAGGGCGCGAGAGTTTAGAAACGAGCTTATCGCAAAGATAGAGCGCACGGCGCAAACGCCCCTTATTTGTCGCAAGTCTATTAATTTTGACGATGAGAGCATAAGAGACTTGATTTTTAAAAGCTATGTGATACCTTACGCGATAGAGAACGGGGCTATTTACGTTTTGGGCATTTACAAAGCCAACGAGTGGCAGGCGTGA